The stretch of DNA attctattttataCGTTTATGAGGCAACACTTTCATTAATGAAAATGGCGCATATGttattctatttattcattaataGTGCATGTGTATTGTATGGTTTGATGGTGACCTAAAAATCTTAACTTTCTATGTAGGGTTGGATATATAATGGTTACGCGAACTTTTCATAAAATGGTGCATATGCAAGTGTTGGCCCATccaaacaattttatatatagaatgcCCAGAGACATAAGCacctaaaatatataaaacatgttccaaaaattagaagaataaAAGGcaagacacaaaaaaaaaaaaaaaaaaaaaaaaaaaaaaaaaaagagaaaaacaaagaagaataaaCCTCAACAGATGTTTATATCTTGGAAGATATTGTCTCcagatttattgttttttattttttttttctgttgatctttactttgttttttttattgtgaatcTGTAGATAAATTAATGGACATTGTTCGTTtctgttggttttttttctctttataaatcTCTGCACATCTTCACATATTTGAAGAGATGGTGTGCATATCTCATAGAATCCACCAGAAATAAAGAACCTAGACATCCAGATTTTTAGCCCAAAGATTTGGAGTTTATGAGGAAAATATCTCATAGTATCAAATTCTTCAGACAGAACCCAGTAGAATGAAATTGAATCAAGAAATTATTAGACCCTGAAACACTCACACTTGAGCCAACACAAACTACACACCCCAGATTTATACACACAAAAGCACAACCTGAACTGGGGAAGAGCCACACAGCAACAAAAATAGCTTCAAAACCCCTTCTCTGCTGTTACTGTTAGTACTACCACACCGTTACCAACCACTTTTTTCACTTTGTTTATGTTCTCTCAGCTAGGACGCAAAGGCAAATCCTTTGGCAACCCATTAAATTCCTCATTTACACTACACCAACTCTTTATCTCTATGTAGAACATTTGCATTTGtagaagttttgattttttttttttttttggtaaatttatGGATCTAGTAAATTTATGGATTTGtagaagttttgattttttctttttgttttggtaaaTTTCTGTtggcttttttcctttttatagatCTCAACACATCTTCAcatatttgagatttgagatttcaaagtaattttaacAACACAAACCTAATCACAAAATCCTAATAATACAAACACAAtccaaaaatcctaaatttcagattcaaaaaccctaataaaacAATTACATAATATCATCTATCAGATTTaagatttcaaagtaattttaaaaacacaaaaacaactTACCGTGGGGAATCGAAGACAGAGAGGGTGAGGTGAGGCCGAGGGTCTGTGCGTGGTATCGCTGGTAGACTGCAGCTAGGTTCTGTGCGACGGAGAGTGGGGCTAAGGGATGAGAGAGTGAGCCGAGGAAAAGAgatgagagacgagagagtgaggcgGCAGATTGTAGAGTGAGGCACAGACTGGAGAGTGAGGCGGCAAAGACAAGAGAGTGAGGTGGCAGAGCGAGGCAGAGGCGAGAGAGTTGAGGAAGGAAGTGAAATGGGAAAGGGGTGTgcggccgggggggggggggggagaagaaaaagataggGTTTTACCTATTTGTGGCAAAACGACAGCGTTCAGGGAGAAGGGCTGGGTTTCCCCTTTGGCACACGAGCTGGGTTCTTCACACACACACCATCggcccaacaataataaaacccATCAAACACTACACATAACCTCCAAGGACAGAAGGCCCAATccgaaaaattaaaataatatataagaagaaaacactttaacataaaaatacataacaacttttgcaatagtaaaataaaataatgaaaacaatcataataataataaagaaaaattgaaattaaagatctgataataatataaaatattattagaaaattgaaatttatatcatatattattgtgacacagAAGACCCAATCTGAAaaacgaaaataatatataagaaaacaccttaacacaaaatacataacaacttttacaatagtaaaataaaataatgaagaccatcataataataaaaaaaattgaaattaaagaaccaataataatataaaatattattagaaaattaaagtttatataatatattattgtgacaaaaAAGgagaagtgtaaaaaaaaattatcatgtcCTAATTAGGTTCGGGATTAATgagaaagttttgaataaaatattagaaacaaGTATTTGGTTGTTCGACAGTTGAAGTTATAAATCACATTGGCGatgtatgttttcttgttttccattACCTTAATTGTTGTGAGTAAAAAAGTCTATCTTAGAATTTTTGACATGTTTACTACATTATCTATAAGCACATTGaggtttatattaaaaaaaactattaaaagtaaattataacaaaaatcatttaaattgatttttatatactagtatgttatgccaattttatatttatttataacatgCATAGTAATTTAAGTAAGAacattgtattaaaaaatttgtgTTAATTTACAAGACATCAATTTTTAGCAAATCtgttctttaaaattttattaatcatggaaGACTATTAAAAATTTCCTTTGCAGAAACATCTGTcatatatagaaaatcttgTAGCACAAGTTTCGCAGAAAGAATGGATGATTGAACTTTTAGTAGACCCCAATCGACCCAACCAACAGCAGCACAAGAATTTCAATGTTGTCTCTATTGATACAGTACAAGATGATACAAAATGATGGATCATAGTAAAAACATCAAAAGACTCATATTTTGACCTGatgtttttgttgggtttgctgCTAAAACTATtgatgttataaatatgtgttggactatgttatattttgaactaatgttTTTGTTGGGCTTGTATTAAACTTATCGCAGACAGATTTGCTAAAAATATCGAcgttataaatatgtgttggactatgttatattttgaactaatgtttttatcatctaatctaTGCAagcatgtaattattatactcTACTTAACTATCATTACCCCTAAATATTTGCtagatttcacattttttctATATGtcttaaattattgattaaaatcaaattttttatgaaatatatactatttttttcaaataattatttcaccGAATTAGGCAAACATGCTTTGCACGTTGTTCCGAcctagtaaatatatatatatatatgtataaaaaatgcTAGTGGACCAAAAGTCTGTGGCCTGATTGACATAATCCTCaacttttaaaatgaaagtCTGGAGTTTgaaacccccctcccccaacttaaaaaataaaaaataaaaaatgctagtAGATTCCCTTAAAGTTACAGCTCAAACTTACCGCtcaactattttaattttttatttaataattaaggaagtaactattagtgaaattatttatttttttatttctttcttaataattaagaatgttaaaaaattattgaaaaaaatgaaaggagaaaaaatttaaatacactaGCGATACTCCCAGCAATAACCGCTGGACAGCCTGCTAGCAGtactcatacatatatatatatatatataactttcgATTCTTACCCGATGATGGGACACGACTCATGAAATTAACATATTAATGCCCAGTTCTCCAAATATAAAATCTAGGTTCGAAACTTCCCACcccttacaataataaaaaaaaaaaaaacatattatacCGTTACGCTACATATTTACAATTACTACCTAGTCatatcttaaattaatttagtagGACTGTAGCTGTCTCCTAATCATATCTTTGAAGTTCGATATCTATTCTACTGCATGGCCGAAATTTATTTCCTCTCATTTAGGAAAACTATCATTGGTTTACATTTTACTTTTTGCTAATATATCATTGATTTGGTGATGGTGCTGTTGTAATTACCTTCTAGGAGAGTACTTGAAAGGGATGTTTACATTCTCTATCGGGTTGGGCCTAACTTATTCCAAGAGGCCCAACAACCAAAGCGTAGTCAGCCCACAAGTcataggaagaagaaggaggcaCAGGGCCAATGCAGAAAGAAGGTAGATGTGGAATGATGGGACGTCGACATTTCTGACACTGACATGCATAAACACATGCATACCCCCACTGCCCTGCCCCGCTTCCGCTCCACCCCCGCATGGCAGGGCGGGCAACCTCGCTCAGCCCATGCGGGGATGGGGCCCCCCGCCCCGCATCTAGGGCCCTTAGCGGGGGTGGGTTGCAGGGAGGGCCTAACTTCGCCCTGCATTTCCCCCGCCCTGCCCccgcttacatttatatatatatattatatatatatatatatatataaacataaatatatatttatattttacaaattgtgtatatataaatatatattacaatttgttagacttgttcacaaaatatgtattgacaaatttaaaaactacatagattaaaaattaatacactacaatttacacaaagtatgcactagcaaatttaaaaattacataatttttaaattatagtcatatttacaaaatttaaatttataatttagatctaaaaatgtatttttaattacttttccacttataaataatttttaaatcaaataaatataatatttttttttaagtgaaaagagACGAGACGAATTGGGAATCCGCCCTGCACCCCGCCCACCGGGGCAGGGGCGGTGgacgggggtgaaaaccccacctcCCGCCCCATGCGGGGCAGGGTGTAGCTACGGAGCGGGGGCACCCACGTGATGGCAGAACCATGTCGTATTTAAGGATCAAATACGAGACTTGGACAGAGATCACAATAAGGTCTCATGTCCATGGCAAGATGCACAACAAGGTGGCTGCACTTACCTACTTGCCACAAAGATACAATCCAAGAAAGTCACGCCATGACAATGCGATATCCTATAAGGAAGATGGCCTCCTCTGACACAAGATATGGGGATGGGGTATAAGTtagaacatttttttctttacgtTCTCTCATACAAAGAAATCCTTTTAAGGAGTGAAAGACTGATTTAAATATTGGAAGTATTTCATCAACCCTAAGCTCTCATCTTGCTTGTGTCGCAACGACGAAGTCTGATAACCATTGTGCGAAACACGTAGTTAAGAGGATCATTCTAATTTCAATTTGAGAGTGAAGTGTTGCACGGTTCCCCTAATCAAACAGCCATGAAAATCAACACGCTTACAGCTTTCCTCCTTTGTTCCCTGTGATTTGATGTGCATCCCCATGCAGGGAATTATTTTAAAACCAGCTAATCAAACCTTGATTAAGGTCCACTCTACATGCAAGATTTCCACTCCATGAAAGCTGGAAAAGTGTACGTCTTGTAACTAAAGATTCTGATGTTGACAGGACAACCCATTTTGCTTTCTTTACAAGTAGTTATCTACATTCTACACATCTGGGGCCATAGCTATGACCAAATAAGTCAAAAAAATAGGTTCACGGGCTGTAGAATCAAGCTATGTCATGTAGAAAAGAATGGGATCAGAGACTCATGAGCGTGGGTGCTTACTGTTTAATATTACTTAGTTTTGCTTTCCAAATCTTAGAAAATGATTGCCCTGCATGCTCATTGGTAACTCTAAATAATTGGAGTTCTTGTACTGCTAATTGGATGGGGAAGTGCTTCTCCCTGGCCTATTGTTTACCTTAGTTTCTTACCTGTGCCATGGTCCTACTTTCCATGAAAGTCGTAGAGATCAGGCCGAGAACCTCTCTTTTAAGCTCAGGCTTTCCTGATTATATCTAAAATGGCTGGTAGTGGTATCTCATTGTTATCAACCAAACATGGAagatattagaaaaaatagaagttGCAATTATTGCATTGTTATCAACCAGACTGTTACAATCTAATGACTTTACAAGGAAGAAAGGAGGGAGGAGAATTTTCAAGGTGCCTCGAAAACCGTAAAACACGACGAAATAGGTGTCGGGTCACTCTTATGAAACAGGTGGGTCATTGACTCGTTAACATGGTGAAGAggttatgcaaaaaaaaaaaaaaaaaaaaaaaaaaaaaaagggcctgCGAAATGGATCTCGCAGCAATGAAGCTTAGAAATAGATGGTTTAAGATGGTAGAGCATTTCAGGCCCCTTAATTATTCCTGGTCTTCTGAATAACCTTACAAAAGCAGCAAAGAAGTGATACTGATCCTCAATATCTTGACGCTGAAATTGCTGCTACGTTTCACATGATAGACTCAAAAGCTGAGCGCAGACTCCTCACAAGATCCTTTACTGTCATGTAGAATCCCTCATCCATCTGCATAATTTTAAGAAGCTATTCAAGGGGGGAACGCCAAATACttgcttacaaaaaaaaaaaaaaaaatgttgtggggTTACTGTCTGTTCGAGGCTTCATTTAGTTTAACTATTTTCATTTTAGAGACCTATCAACAGCATTCATTAATTTGGGTATACCATAGTGAATTTAACTTTTGTAGTAGTTCGAAATTTCCATATTCGGTTCATTGAGGAATTTAAGAAATAACCTGAGCAATAATAGTGATATCAAGTGCAGAACTCCCAAATGTTATGACACTGCTATTAATGACTGTTAGGTGCAGCATTTCAATCTCAGCGATTGATTTCTCTAGCACTCCTTTCCTCTTCTCACAGTGAACTCTTATGAGGACATTTTTGTCGCAGAATCTTGCTTCAATTTCTGGTAGATGCTCATCAAGGGGATCGCTGGAGAAGTTTTCGCCTGAGCTAGAGTTGTCACCATCAACGAAGAGTTGGGATTTCCTTACAAAGACCACTGATTCTATGTTTCTCTTCTTAGTTTGTTCCTCAAGTGTCTTCACTCGCTCTTGCAGTTGTTGCAGATACTTAATAGCATCGCCAAGAACAGAAGCCTTGTCCATCTATAATTAATAGCATTAAGATATCATGAGTTGCCATTGAGAAATCTTCAGCAGTACTATTAATGCTTGAATCATGCAGTACTAAAATTAACAGTActagatgaaaagaaaaacactaaCAATTACAAAAGAGTAGGAATCTAGCTACCCAAGTTGTTCaaaacaagatatatatatatatatatatatatatatatagtttcgtGGAATCTGATACCTTCTTTAGGCCAGGTACTAATGCAGACAAAGCAATGAACCGCTGACTGAGCTTCTCTCGCCTATTCCTTTCTGCTATAACGTGATCCGGTGTTTGAGAATGTCTAGTGCTTCTCCTAATCCTCCTACCTCCTCCCTGACAAGCCTTAAGTCCATAATCTTGATTCCCCAAGGAATCCTGagaaatcaaaatatcagaAGGAAGGGTATTGCTCATTCTTTTGAAACATACTGCGGCCTCCTCCTTAGGCTTTAAAATGCCCATTTGATTTGCATAGTCCGCATTGTCAAATGATAGA from Juglans microcarpa x Juglans regia isolate MS1-56 chromosome 3S, Jm3101_v1.0, whole genome shotgun sequence encodes:
- the LOC121258843 gene encoding transcription factor bHLH25-like; its protein translation is MEDPRFISQWHMNSVDELSIVPPLAATFEEESLQQYSFTHPNFNLRNHDMAASRTGIDAPMKMLKPNSWNSSKMEHVSYPQLSPSQNVLSFDNADYANQMGILKPKEEAAVCFKRMSNTLPSDILISQDSLGNQDYGLKACQGGGRRIRRSTRHSQTPDHVIAERNRREKLSQRFIALSALVPGLKKMDKASVLGDAIKYLQQLQERVKTLEEQTKKRNIESVVFVRKSQLFVDGDNSSSGENFSSDPLDEHLPEIEARFCDKNVLIRVHCEKRKGVLEKSIAEIEMLHLTVINSSVITFGSSALDITIIAQMDEGFYMTVKDLVRSLRSAFESIM